A part of Penaeus chinensis breed Huanghai No. 1 chromosome 6, ASM1920278v2, whole genome shotgun sequence genomic DNA contains:
- the LOC125026454 gene encoding F-box only protein 30-like isoform X1, with protein sequence MEAPVETDTEDGSDESVTSLPDDSDDEVDINIHFHCEHCIRMYRCHERPKPGWSCEVELCPNRCGQKFHLCKLEEHRLMCTHERVPCINAGYGCPLWMQRRLIAEHLPVCPASVVICNAEWNRWALGAKEREKVSMSKGLIALYNTNDLDMSLALRDQELVNEMLTMPKRLRNTLCNRITRRFPALPLTVRGSRHETIDERSGSNKLSRQSTDEEEDGLTPGLSVSVCTELLRGKKQVLSLASEVRGSTTSSSSTTTSTTTSTSSTTTTTTPEHPDLEAAAAAVEGESAESSDAHYAKRQQLLNTDDISAFCCTHGILKNLCYLCKGDPDQPTYKMGKVWRERVSCKKPGEMVWKQEPCVEKVRKRNPRGQFVYMKYDEAEAEEEEEEEGSLDKMIIDDQGRPVGRARFKTPPPVPLTSKALTMELPLKHYSRHQSKPRAMFTFQCMQEVRRCEYGSHYQNCHSEIQEGLDGWILHRCPLHVLGCPYVCNRLHPGRTDGDVIYCRDLHAFGIRPVLEYEPAPCGGLPRSRSPSVEKTTSAFGQLSLLHSHKAMKAIPEHHRTKNCERQYYASSTNLTYLPIEVLQLIASYLDGFSLNNLSLTCRLMRDVCLSLINDRGLVILEWVRYIEGDKVRWKEGRKRRFFSKSFEHVNHWGFKNVPHMADHLQNCPFNKRYITKDTFAYILPSEGGKLLRKTLRNVTF encoded by the exons ATTCCACCTTTGCAAACTTGAGGAGCATCGCTTGATGTGCACCCATGAACGCGTGCCTTGTATAAATGCTGGCTATGGATGCCCCCTCTGGATGCAGCGAAGGCTAATAGCTGAACACCTGCCTGTGTGTCCAGCCTCAGTGGTTATCTGTAATGCAGAGTGGAACCGCTGGGCCCTGGGAgccaaggagagggagaaagtgtcaATGTCAAAAGGATTAATAGCTCTGTACAACACCAATGACCTGG ACATGTCTCTAGCTCTGCGTGATCAGGAGCTGGTGAATGAGATGCTGACAATGCCGAAGAGACTACGCAACACCTTGTGCAACAGAATCACCCGACGCTTCCCAGCTCTGCCCCTGACAGTAAGAGGATCAAGGCACGAGACTATCGATGAACGCTCTGGGTCTAACAAGCTCTCGAGACAGTCAaccgatgaggaggaagatggccTCACACCAG gtctttctgtgtctgtgtgcactgAGCTTTTGCGCGGGAAGAAGCAGGTTTTATCTTTGGCTAGCGAGGTTCGGGGGtccaccacatcctcctcctccactaccacctccaccaccacctccacctcctccactaccaccaccaccacacccgaACACCCTGATCTCGAAGCCGCTGCCGCTGCTGTCGAAGGCGAGAGCGCTGAGAGCAGTGACGCTCACTATG CTAAAAGGCAGCAACTGCTGAACACGGATGACATATCAGCCTTCTGCTGCACCCACGGCATCCTGAAGAATCTCTGCTATCTCTGTAAAGGGGACCCTGACCAGCCCACCTACAAGATGGGCAAAGTGTGGAGGGAGAGAGTCTCCTGTAAGAAGCCTGGAGAGATGGTGTGGAAGCAGGAACCATGTGTTGAAAAG GTTAGGAAGAGAAATCCCCGTGGGCAGTTTGTGTACATGAAGTATGATGAGgctgaggcagaggaagaggaggaggaagaggggtccCTGGACAAAATGATCATTGATGATCAGGGTCGACCGGTGGGCAGAGCCAGGTTCAAGACGCCCCCTCCTGTCCCCCTGACGTCCAAGGCCCTCACCATGGAGCTGCCGCTTAAGCACTACTCAAGACATCAGAGTAAACCGAGGGCAATGTTCACCTTCCAGTGCATGCAG GAAGTCCGTCGGTGTGAGTACGGCAGCCACTACCAGAACTGCCACAGTGAGATTCAGGAGGGATTGGATGGCTGGATCCTGCATAGGTGTCCACTGCACGTCCTAGGATGTCCTTATGTCTGTAACCGCCTTCACCCAGGCCGAACG GATGGAGATGTCATATACTGCCGTGACCTCCATGCATTTGGAATCCGGCCTGTGCTGGAGTACGAACCAGCTCCCTGTG GAGGTCTCCCAAGATCACGGTCACCAAGTGTGGAGAAGACGACCTCCGCTTTCGGCCAGTTGAGCCTCTTGCACTCCCACAAGGCCATGAAGGCTATCCCGGAGCACCACCGGACTAAGAACTGTGAAAGGCAGTACTACGCATCGAGCACAAACCTAACCTACTTACCCATAGAGGTTCTACAGCTTATTGCCAGTTATTTGGATGGATTCAG CCTCAACAACCTTTCACTTACCTGTCGATTAATGCGCgacgtgtgtctctctctcattaacgaCCGAGGCCTTGTTATTCTGGAATGGGTGCGCTACATTGAGGGCGACAAAGTacgatggaaagagggaaggaag cgTCGCTTCTTCAGCAAATCTTTTGAACATGTTAATCATTGGGGCTTCAAAAATGTTCCTCACATGGCAGACCACTTGCAGAATTGCCCATTTAACAAGAG ATACATCACCAaggacacatttgcatatatcctGCCAAGTGAAGGTGGAAAGTTGTTAAGGAAAACATTAAGAAATGTTACATTTTGA